One segment of Pseudoalteromonas rubra DNA contains the following:
- a CDS encoding DUF924 family protein: protein MEYQEIYQFWFVECQEQDWWQKSIQFDNKITTRFAHIHQQAVAGELAEWRKTAVGALCEIIVLDQFSRNMFRDTPAAFASDPLALCLAQHAVEKGLDQQLEKTQRTFLYLPYMHSESLSVHQQANALFKSLPNYEFELAHKKIIEQFGRYPHRNAILGRESSAEELAFLQTPGSSF, encoded by the coding sequence ATGGAATATCAGGAAATTTATCAGTTCTGGTTTGTCGAATGTCAGGAACAGGATTGGTGGCAAAAGTCGATACAGTTCGACAATAAAATCACGACGCGGTTTGCCCACATACACCAGCAGGCTGTGGCCGGGGAATTGGCTGAATGGCGAAAGACTGCGGTGGGGGCGCTGTGTGAAATCATTGTACTCGATCAGTTTTCGCGCAATATGTTCCGCGACACGCCGGCAGCGTTTGCCAGCGATCCGCTGGCTTTGTGTTTAGCGCAGCACGCCGTTGAAAAAGGGCTTGATCAGCAACTAGAGAAAACCCAGCGCACCTTTTTGTATTTGCCCTACATGCACAGTGAAAGTCTGAGCGTACATCAGCAGGCGAATGCCTTGTTTAAATCATTACCAAACTATGAGTTTGAGCTGGCGCATAAAAAAATCATTGAACAGTTTGGCCGTTACCCCCATCGCAATGCCATTTTAGGGCGTGAGTCGAGCGCTGAAGAATTGGCTTTTTTGCAAACCCCTGGTTCGAGTTTTTAA
- the nhaD gene encoding sodium:proton antiporter NhaD, with the protein MVTPIILTLIAVAFVLIVIEDIIHVNKAKTTLFFGTLCWIILFISPIHGESSETIQHRLDHNILEIATLWLFLMAAMTFVAYLNSKGFIQNIVHRVMPTQISERKMMFLVGGFAFLFSSISDNITATLISLAVVMSLKLDPKKLIKYATLIIFSVNSGGVSLITGDVTTLMIFLAGKVTIPDLLLLVAPSIVSVLLLATLLSIGMKDQLVFEKQALRRIEKTDITIAVIFMTTVLTTLYLSVQYQVPPMLTFLCGLSVMFLMAQFLMRKKDVNKKIIDYIREIEYDTLLFFVGVLLLVGALKEVGVLNMFTQLYEFIDPQYASYLVGLMSAAVDNVPLTAALLKADIVMSPQQWLTFTYATGVGGSMLIIGSAAGIIAMSKVKALTFTSYLRMSLYLLIAYTAGYAGAYFMGQFI; encoded by the coding sequence ATGGTCACGCCCATTATCCTAACCCTGATAGCGGTCGCTTTTGTGCTTATCGTTATAGAGGATATTATCCATGTAAACAAGGCCAAAACGACCCTTTTTTTTGGCACTTTATGTTGGATTATCCTATTTATCTCTCCGATCCATGGCGAAAGCTCAGAAACTATACAACATCGGCTCGATCACAACATTCTGGAAATCGCCACATTGTGGTTATTCCTGATGGCTGCGATGACCTTTGTTGCTTACCTTAATTCCAAAGGTTTTATACAAAACATTGTGCATCGTGTGATGCCAACTCAGATCAGCGAACGTAAAATGATGTTCCTGGTTGGCGGTTTTGCTTTCTTGTTTTCTTCGATTTCTGACAACATTACTGCGACACTTATCTCGCTCGCTGTGGTCATGTCACTCAAACTCGACCCAAAAAAGCTGATTAAGTATGCCACACTGATCATCTTTAGTGTTAACTCAGGTGGTGTATCGCTCATCACCGGCGATGTCACGACACTGATGATTTTCCTGGCTGGCAAGGTCACCATTCCCGATCTCCTGCTGCTGGTTGCGCCTTCGATTGTCAGTGTGTTGCTGCTGGCTACGCTGTTGTCCATTGGCATGAAAGATCAACTGGTATTCGAAAAGCAAGCACTGCGTCGGATAGAGAAAACGGACATTACGATTGCCGTTATCTTTATGACTACCGTACTCACCACGCTGTACCTGAGCGTGCAATATCAAGTCCCACCTATGCTGACTTTCCTGTGTGGCCTGTCGGTGATGTTTTTGATGGCGCAGTTTCTGATGCGCAAGAAAGACGTCAACAAAAAGATCATCGATTATATTCGTGAGATAGAGTACGACACTTTGCTGTTTTTCGTCGGTGTATTGTTGCTGGTTGGGGCACTGAAAGAGGTGGGTGTCCTGAATATGTTTACCCAGTTGTATGAATTCATTGATCCTCAGTATGCCAGTTACCTCGTTGGCCTGATGAGTGCAGCGGTAGATAACGTACCTCTGACGGCTGCGTTGTTAAAGGCGGACATTGTCATGAGCCCTCAGCAGTGGTTGACTTTTACTTATGCAACGGGTGTCGGTGGCTCTATGCTGATTATCGGCTCTGCCGCGGGGATCATTGCCATGAGTAAAGTAAAAGCGCTAACTTTTACTAGCTACTTAAGAATGAGCCTGTACTTGTTAATTGCCTATACGGCGGGCTATGCGGGCGCCTATTTTATGGGGCAATTTATTTAA
- a CDS encoding sodium-dependent transporter, protein MAQVREGFQSRLGFVLAAAGAAVGLGNIWGFPTQAANHGGGAFLLVYFIVIFLLALPALYTELYLGHQAQANPVKALKQAWQEKQPKIGASAGYIGLAGAIVMLSFYSIVAGWMLAHSLEPLARLTGWDAASQFLSGDSTLRNFIFTPLMLLLTAAIILQGVKSGIEAWSRRLMPLLLLLLIALIAYMGTLEGAAAGFKAYLVPDFSKIGDPELIIAAMGQAFFSLSLGVGCMMIYGSYLKPNENLPKLTFSVAMLDTGVAFLAGLLIIPALFIAQNNGVEVFQNGKLVGEGRLIFAILPELFATMGEIGLFVGLTFFVLMSIASLTSTISSTEIPVSFLVENHGFKRSQATWMVTLVLFVCSGTIIMNFDWLFGLVIQVFTQYQLPLMGLFYFITVGWIWRRGNQLALECSGKMYWFAQYVRFVCPVLMTAVFANVAFFK, encoded by the coding sequence ATGGCTCAAGTGCGTGAAGGTTTTCAAAGCCGTCTGGGCTTTGTGTTAGCGGCAGCCGGTGCGGCAGTCGGACTTGGTAATATTTGGGGATTTCCCACTCAGGCAGCGAACCACGGTGGTGGCGCGTTTTTGCTGGTCTACTTTATCGTCATATTCTTACTGGCATTACCTGCTTTGTATACGGAGTTGTATCTGGGTCATCAGGCGCAAGCCAACCCGGTGAAAGCGCTCAAGCAGGCGTGGCAGGAGAAGCAGCCTAAAATCGGTGCGTCTGCTGGTTACATCGGCCTTGCCGGTGCTATTGTTATGCTCAGTTTCTATTCTATTGTTGCTGGCTGGATGTTGGCGCATTCTCTTGAGCCGCTCGCACGTTTGACTGGCTGGGATGCCGCCAGCCAATTTTTGTCGGGCGATTCAACCTTACGGAACTTTATCTTTACCCCTTTGATGCTGCTGTTGACCGCTGCGATTATTTTGCAGGGGGTGAAATCCGGTATTGAGGCCTGGTCTCGCCGTTTAATGCCACTGTTGTTGCTGTTACTTATTGCGCTGATTGCTTATATGGGCACGTTAGAAGGCGCTGCGGCAGGCTTCAAAGCCTATCTGGTGCCAGACTTCAGCAAAATTGGTGATCCTGAATTAATCATTGCAGCAATGGGGCAGGCATTCTTTTCTTTGTCCCTGGGCGTAGGCTGCATGATGATTTATGGCTCTTATCTGAAACCAAATGAGAACCTGCCTAAACTGACTTTCAGCGTGGCAATGCTGGATACCGGAGTGGCGTTTCTGGCCGGATTATTGATCATCCCGGCTCTGTTTATCGCTCAGAATAATGGGGTTGAAGTTTTCCAAAATGGTAAACTGGTTGGCGAGGGTAGGCTTATCTTTGCGATTCTGCCTGAGCTATTTGCAACCATGGGCGAGATTGGTTTATTCGTCGGGTTGACTTTTTTTGTGCTGATGTCTATAGCGTCGCTGACTTCAACCATTTCATCCACCGAAATTCCGGTGTCATTTCTGGTAGAAAACCATGGCTTTAAACGCTCACAGGCAACCTGGATGGTGACTCTGGTGCTGTTCGTCTGTTCAGGCACCATTATCATGAATTTTGATTGGTTATTTGGTCTGGTCATACAGGTATTCACCCAATATCAGCTGCCATTGATGGGCCTGTTCTACTTTATTACTGTCGGTTGGATATGGCGTCGTGGTAACCAGCTTGCTCTGGAGTGTAGTGGAAAAATGTACTGGTTTGCCCAGTATGTGCGCTTTGTTTGTCCGGTGCTGATGACTGCCGTCTTTGCGAATGTAGCGTTCTTTAAGTAA
- a CDS encoding ATPase — protein sequence MNKLYGLSKLALLNTAGYAKCVIPLNKSASICAPNNTGKSSVINALQFPLINDLRLTEWDGHDLEETRKFYFSSDQSYILLEANLPHGDVVIGVAGLGKIAGFAHQFFCYNGKLNLDDFTQGKSIIKYTKLFNHLQEKGFKPVELKAAELNALLTGGATPYDGDINLKMIPLNNVQDAAVYKEIFRRILNLHKLGAHDVKRFMLKVFERHMSNSKVDFYEVWRRAFDKVNRSRRELNALESMQEPIAALEQMIEGEATLKGKLAAYAPKLDKAIVEFDEYQQSQIGELNDQLENIEQEKREFEEKQQLYVQQSRDIERKQTQIEQWFTDYHALKSEFELTNHATLKTNLTLLKKEYEQLSFSINSAQGQSLHTLDYRIGETQKQVKSLKLQLKNLEFNLFTRMREDLSLKEVEEISRILNPDILSFATTGKGEVEISDDDAFGDFLAQLSAAVKGGELKLPGATIKLKKLAPVQMQSGENKTQLQAQLEALQQSLLELKQQREVSANVAEKQQERDALYDELMATEAALKRFEQFQTMAQSAEAQQALQEQLQAEREQVDDYLQDVQRNAGSISDRRSIIKSKQDLILRQADRLKQVKSERIDHSLDLYSGKQTPYPIEIKLDFDNLAEVIHQFNKDCQELRNLDVNVRNTYLHIYNAGITKFDNETDDATKYAKLISAYHNIDNERDAVERQARVALTEVAATIKGLREDLNRLRREMNSFNKGISQHRISNLKAFKINVIPRKMLVESIDTIIATSDLYEQGESFDLLSEQPADSNAVNEAKDHIIKLASDKAGLTLTDLFDIRFEVVNRAGDTEHFDKIDSAGSNGTRITIKLLCGMLFIRYLLSDQEQAMYRIPIYIDEAADIDPQNQKAIIETALSFGFVPIFASVKPQISCDYLVPIRSVNQGSQNWVDEKDWIEVEHN from the coding sequence ATGAACAAGCTGTATGGTCTCAGTAAACTCGCCCTGCTCAACACCGCAGGCTATGCCAAGTGTGTGATCCCGCTGAATAAAAGTGCCTCAATCTGTGCCCCAAACAACACAGGTAAGAGTTCAGTGATCAATGCGCTGCAATTCCCGCTTATCAATGATTTACGCCTGACAGAGTGGGATGGTCACGACCTGGAAGAAACCCGCAAGTTCTACTTTTCGAGCGATCAGTCTTACATCCTGCTTGAAGCAAATCTGCCTCATGGCGACGTCGTCATCGGCGTTGCAGGGTTAGGCAAAATTGCCGGTTTTGCGCACCAGTTCTTTTGCTATAACGGCAAACTCAACTTGGATGACTTTACCCAGGGAAAAAGCATCATTAAATACACCAAGTTGTTTAATCACTTGCAGGAAAAAGGCTTTAAGCCCGTTGAGCTTAAAGCGGCCGAACTGAATGCCTTGCTGACTGGTGGAGCAACGCCGTACGATGGTGACATCAACCTCAAGATGATCCCGCTGAACAACGTCCAGGATGCCGCGGTATACAAAGAGATCTTCCGCCGAATTCTGAACCTGCATAAACTGGGTGCCCATGATGTCAAACGCTTTATGCTCAAAGTCTTTGAGCGTCATATGTCCAACTCCAAAGTCGACTTTTATGAAGTGTGGCGCCGTGCGTTTGATAAAGTAAACCGCTCTCGCCGTGAGCTGAATGCCCTGGAGTCCATGCAGGAACCCATTGCCGCGCTGGAACAAATGATTGAGGGCGAAGCGACCCTCAAAGGCAAGCTTGCCGCCTACGCACCTAAGCTCGATAAAGCCATTGTCGAGTTCGATGAGTATCAGCAGAGCCAGATCGGAGAGCTCAATGATCAGCTCGAAAATATTGAGCAGGAAAAACGCGAGTTTGAAGAAAAACAGCAGCTCTATGTGCAACAGTCGCGTGATATTGAGCGTAAGCAAACACAGATAGAGCAATGGTTTACTGACTACCACGCGCTCAAATCTGAGTTCGAGCTCACCAACCATGCAACGCTAAAAACCAACCTGACGCTACTGAAAAAAGAGTACGAACAGCTGTCGTTCTCGATAAACAGCGCACAAGGCCAGAGCCTCCACACACTGGACTACCGTATTGGCGAAACGCAAAAGCAAGTCAAGAGTCTGAAACTTCAGTTGAAAAACCTGGAATTCAACCTCTTTACCCGCATGCGTGAAGACCTGTCACTGAAAGAAGTAGAAGAGATCTCTCGGATTCTGAACCCAGATATTTTGTCTTTTGCCACTACAGGGAAAGGCGAAGTAGAGATCAGTGATGACGACGCTTTTGGCGACTTCCTTGCGCAATTATCTGCGGCAGTCAAAGGCGGTGAACTTAAGCTGCCCGGTGCCACCATTAAGCTTAAAAAGCTGGCGCCGGTGCAAATGCAAAGCGGCGAAAACAAAACCCAGCTACAGGCGCAGCTGGAGGCGCTGCAACAGTCACTGCTAGAACTTAAACAACAGCGCGAAGTATCTGCCAATGTGGCCGAAAAACAACAAGAGCGTGATGCACTCTACGATGAACTAATGGCCACCGAAGCGGCATTGAAGCGCTTTGAGCAATTTCAGACCATGGCACAGTCGGCTGAAGCACAACAGGCATTACAGGAACAGCTGCAAGCTGAGCGCGAGCAGGTAGACGATTATTTACAGGATGTGCAACGTAATGCCGGGTCAATTTCAGATCGCCGCTCTATTATCAAGAGCAAACAAGATCTGATCCTGCGCCAGGCGGATCGCCTGAAGCAAGTAAAGTCTGAACGCATCGATCATTCGCTTGACTTGTATAGTGGCAAACAAACGCCCTATCCGATTGAGATTAAGCTGGACTTCGACAACCTGGCCGAAGTGATCCATCAATTTAACAAAGACTGTCAGGAACTACGTAACCTGGATGTCAATGTGCGCAATACTTACCTGCACATCTACAACGCCGGTATTACTAAGTTCGACAACGAGACAGACGATGCGACCAAGTACGCTAAGCTCATCAGCGCCTATCACAACATAGATAATGAGCGTGATGCAGTTGAACGTCAGGCCCGGGTAGCACTCACTGAAGTCGCTGCAACCATCAAAGGTCTGCGTGAAGACTTAAATCGCCTGCGCCGGGAAATGAACAGCTTTAATAAAGGGATCAGTCAGCATCGCATCTCTAACCTCAAGGCATTTAAGATCAACGTGATCCCAAGAAAGATGCTAGTTGAGAGTATAGATACCATCATCGCAACATCCGACTTATACGAACAGGGTGAAAGCTTTGACTTGCTCAGCGAGCAACCCGCCGACAGCAATGCAGTCAACGAAGCCAAAGATCACATTATCAAGCTAGCCAGTGACAAAGCTGGTCTGACGCTCACCGATCTATTTGATATTCGCTTTGAAGTGGTAAACCGCGCTGGCGATACGGAGCATTTTGACAAAATTGACTCTGCCGGCTCAAATGGTACTCGGATCACCATTAAACTCCTGTGCGGTATGTTGTTTATCCGTTATTTACTGTCGGATCAGGAGCAGGCAATGTATCGCATTCCCATCTATATTGATGAAGCAGCCGATATTGACCCGCAGAACCAAAAGGCGATCATCGAAACCGCCCTCAGCTTTGGCTTTGTGCCGATTTTCGCCTCGGTTAAACCGCAAATAAGCTGTGATTATCTGGTGCCGATCCGCAGCGTCAATCAGGGCAGCCAGAACTGGGTTGACGAAAAAGACTGGATCGAAGTCGAACACAATTAA
- the rdrA gene encoding antiviral RADAR system adenosine triphosphatase RdrA, giving the protein MSEGYVFDLNRAEFNDDFSSSTGSGELWQVYARQQLVSNLTAILNDAEQYGRGRAVNPRETWLSHNAILVTSPRGSGKTVFLRNCEAMWRSENTDKKDALLFLDVIDPTMLMAQDSFANVIVAQIYQAVNNKLERSNCCDEQSRNERDDFHRRLKKLADAMGKTCEFNGAIGIDKILKYSSGIQLESYFHLFVESAIKILGCKAIVVSIDDVDMAMERAFEVVDDVRRFLGCPYLIPIVSGEIKLYEHMTQKHFDDKAYDNRCRDAKLTDKGKELSEHLTMAYLTKVFPSPMRINLFSIERLLNKMQLKYGQDSKRSISYLDYQESVFNQFYFLCRNRDARRNWTMPESARELTQLVRSLPPTSLEQSEKDADISKQIVLYNNFKNWAMQKKNGEALVFAESALSLLHDSEAVFDIRKILAFNLVQQTDANLYPWAKYHVLEEQESRLKELAKQGGEKINNASLLQAALGTGDRKSLKAMPPLEFLVDKLYITLNTANEKSDPISISNDSLVKVAQDSGWELKGQCYIEDIMLDVYTESGFYSQLSNSYKFVFFSRSFELLIYSILTNKNESALLSDIYQILSRKPFYSLPALTDTKIALTGEEDTEHDSYDDSNLYFSTLALCDKIQIWRKEHCDLFEQCYIPRLIPLLSYCFNSTFTALNVIKANFSHNMFGYEHLSDMVLRFKYNVLNALIRCGIQGQAVYANVLVGAKSETVRSKREIFKYERVYKRNLAILKEELSSSQARHKDTETSNYIMKLHDAVNSHPIFNITSDISNPLLRLNSHPIIVSMSYMNSLDELSKMNSGLSQSEQAGLTMCMNFLGTKVDRRVKTFDKIYNSLYKILVDDENPRESEVLREQVQKAKILIEKMEPDFINRRDFLSLDTRLKNMIKAVLKLDLGDVQGN; this is encoded by the coding sequence ATGAGTGAAGGTTATGTGTTTGATTTAAACCGGGCTGAATTCAATGATGATTTTAGTTCGTCAACTGGCAGTGGAGAGCTTTGGCAGGTATATGCCAGGCAACAGCTGGTTAGTAACTTAACCGCGATTTTAAATGACGCAGAGCAGTATGGAAGAGGCAGGGCAGTTAACCCCAGGGAAACCTGGTTATCGCATAATGCGATTCTGGTTACCAGCCCGAGGGGCTCGGGAAAAACGGTGTTTCTGCGCAACTGCGAAGCAATGTGGCGCAGTGAAAACACAGATAAGAAAGATGCCCTGTTGTTTCTTGACGTGATAGATCCAACCATGTTGATGGCACAAGACTCCTTTGCAAATGTCATCGTGGCGCAAATATATCAGGCAGTTAACAACAAACTTGAGCGCTCTAATTGCTGTGATGAGCAATCTAGAAATGAGCGCGATGACTTCCACCGCCGATTAAAAAAGCTGGCAGATGCGATGGGTAAAACCTGTGAATTTAACGGCGCAATCGGGATAGATAAAATCCTGAAATATAGCTCGGGTATTCAGCTGGAAAGCTACTTTCACTTGTTTGTTGAATCAGCCATAAAAATATTAGGCTGTAAGGCCATTGTGGTTTCAATCGACGATGTGGATATGGCAATGGAGCGCGCTTTTGAAGTGGTCGACGACGTCAGGCGTTTTCTGGGCTGCCCTTATTTGATCCCGATTGTCAGTGGTGAAATTAAGCTGTATGAGCATATGACTCAGAAGCACTTTGACGATAAAGCCTACGACAATCGCTGCCGGGACGCAAAGCTGACGGATAAAGGCAAGGAGCTGAGTGAACATTTAACTATGGCTTATCTGACCAAGGTCTTTCCTTCGCCAATGCGAATCAATCTGTTCTCGATTGAACGACTGCTCAATAAAATGCAGCTCAAATATGGTCAGGATAGCAAGCGCAGCATTTCTTATCTGGATTATCAGGAAAGCGTGTTCAATCAGTTTTACTTTCTTTGTCGCAACCGCGATGCCAGAAGAAACTGGACTATGCCAGAGTCGGCCCGGGAGCTAACCCAGCTGGTTCGCTCTTTGCCGCCAACATCACTTGAGCAGTCTGAAAAGGATGCGGATATCAGCAAGCAGATTGTACTTTATAACAATTTTAAAAACTGGGCCATGCAGAAGAAAAACGGTGAAGCACTGGTCTTTGCCGAGTCTGCTCTGTCCTTGTTACACGACAGCGAAGCGGTCTTTGATATACGCAAAATTCTGGCATTTAATCTGGTGCAACAAACAGATGCGAATCTTTACCCTTGGGCAAAGTATCATGTGCTGGAAGAGCAAGAGAGCAGATTAAAGGAGCTAGCAAAACAGGGCGGGGAGAAAATTAATAACGCAAGCTTATTGCAGGCGGCACTTGGCACTGGCGACAGAAAGAGCTTAAAAGCAATGCCACCGCTAGAATTTCTGGTTGATAAACTATATATAACTTTAAATACAGCAAACGAAAAGTCAGACCCCATTTCGATCTCAAACGATTCATTAGTAAAGGTCGCACAGGACTCTGGTTGGGAATTAAAAGGACAATGTTATATAGAAGACATCATGCTTGATGTTTACACAGAATCTGGTTTTTACTCCCAGCTTAGCAACAGCTATAAATTTGTCTTTTTTAGTCGATCTTTTGAGCTACTTATTTATTCAATTTTGACTAATAAAAATGAATCAGCGCTGTTATCAGATATCTATCAAATATTATCTAGAAAGCCGTTCTATAGCTTACCCGCTCTCACAGATACTAAGATTGCGTTAACAGGTGAGGAAGATACAGAGCATGATAGTTACGACGATAGTAATTTGTATTTTAGTACCCTCGCTCTGTGTGACAAAATTCAGATATGGCGGAAAGAGCACTGCGACTTGTTTGAGCAATGTTACATTCCTCGGCTCATACCGCTTCTATCATACTGCTTCAACAGTACTTTTACAGCGCTAAATGTGATTAAAGCTAATTTTAGCCATAACATGTTTGGTTATGAACACCTATCTGACATGGTGTTAAGGTTCAAATATAATGTGTTGAATGCTCTTATTCGTTGCGGTATACAAGGGCAAGCAGTCTACGCAAATGTTCTTGTTGGCGCAAAAAGTGAGACCGTGCGAAGCAAACGAGAAATATTTAAATATGAAAGGGTTTACAAGCGTAATCTAGCAATACTTAAAGAGGAGCTTTCATCAAGCCAAGCTCGCCATAAAGATACCGAAACGTCGAATTATATTATGAAATTACATGATGCGGTCAACTCTCATCCAATATTTAATATTACTAGTGACATTTCTAACCCATTATTACGATTAAACTCCCACCCGATTATTGTATCGATGAGTTATATGAACTCGTTGGATGAACTATCGAAAATGAATTCTGGTCTCTCTCAATCTGAGCAAGCAGGTTTAACTATGTGTATGAACTTTTTAGGGACTAAGGTCGATCGTAGGGTTAAAACTTTTGATAAAATATATAACTCACTTTACAAGATATTGGTCGATGATGAAAACCCGCGGGAATCAGAAGTATTGCGCGAACAGGTACAGAAAGCAAAGATACTTATTGAAAAAATGGAGCCTGATTTTATTAATAGAAGAGACTTCCTCAGTCTTGATACGAGACTGAAAAACATGATCAAAGCAGTTCTAAAGCTGGATCTGGGCGATGTTCAAGGTAACTGA
- a CDS encoding condensin complex protein MksE produces the protein MTHINLDELSQLQAINKKLVSGYHISEQDTTQWQELDQHIESYQALFSALGHDLQHDSRGFYYLASDESTPNMGKISRAIALTVFILIEHFANQGKDPLRALFDEVLDLELMQTLVQLNKHLFDQLEIFSGSDLRKDVCLRMVRLGLAREVEQGFSLLAPIYRYIDALMEVNEDNYDTLEEEV, from the coding sequence ATGACACACATTAATCTAGACGAACTCAGCCAGTTACAGGCGATCAATAAGAAATTGGTCAGTGGCTATCATATCAGCGAGCAGGACACGACACAGTGGCAAGAGCTGGATCAACACATAGAGTCTTATCAGGCACTGTTCAGCGCCCTTGGCCATGACCTGCAACACGACAGTCGTGGTTTCTATTATCTGGCCAGCGATGAAAGCACACCTAACATGGGGAAGATCTCCCGTGCCATTGCCCTGACTGTCTTTATCCTGATCGAGCACTTTGCCAACCAAGGTAAAGACCCGCTACGTGCTTTGTTTGACGAAGTACTGGATTTAGAGCTAATGCAGACTCTGGTTCAACTTAATAAACATCTGTTTGATCAGCTTGAGATTTTCTCAGGTTCCGATCTTCGCAAAGACGTGTGCCTGCGTATGGTTCGCCTGGGCCTGGCTCGCGAAGTAGAGCAAGGTTTCTCGCTGCTGGCACCGATATATCGCTATATCGACGCGTTGATGGAAGTGAACGAAGATAATTACGACACACTTGAGGAAGAAGTATGA
- the lysC gene encoding lysine-sensitive aspartokinase 3 — MNSQYVVAKFGGTSVANFEAMQRCATIVHDDPNVRVVAVSASAGVTNHLVTLTQQKVDAEARQALFQSVMDIQQSILACLTLDADLEAGFNATRDAFHALAQLPALDAQQCDEMLSFGERFSSYLFTQVLRDLGVACSRFDVRQVLKTDRQFGKAVPDIDATREAAEAHLIPLLQEQVVVTQGFIGSDNQGQTTTLGRGGSDYSAALLAEAIAARSVHIWTDVVGIFSTDPRLCQKAQPIARLSFDEAAEMATFGAKVLHPATILPASRSGISVFVGSSKDPHAGGTWIEKNNRSEPGIRAVTQRKNQILLTLKSPEMLLASGFLARIFTILSAYNISVDLVTTSEISVALTLDNAPNAARPELAQACLDELGEFCQVSVENNLTLVAMIGSEIQLRHGEASLMQVLADFNIRLICHGASRHNLCFLVEQTESDAVVQAIHSRLLEAA, encoded by the coding sequence ATGAATTCCCAGTATGTCGTTGCTAAATTTGGTGGCACTAGTGTTGCAAACTTCGAAGCCATGCAGCGATGCGCCACGATAGTCCACGATGATCCGAATGTCCGTGTTGTGGCCGTGAGCGCGAGCGCCGGTGTGACGAATCACCTGGTAACCCTGACGCAGCAAAAAGTCGACGCAGAGGCACGCCAGGCACTGTTTCAGTCTGTTATGGATATTCAACAGAGTATTCTGGCATGTCTAACGCTCGATGCTGATCTGGAAGCGGGGTTTAATGCAACACGGGATGCCTTTCACGCACTTGCTCAATTACCTGCGCTGGATGCACAGCAGTGTGACGAAATGCTGAGTTTTGGAGAGCGCTTTTCATCTTATCTGTTTACTCAGGTACTGAGAGATTTAGGGGTCGCCTGCAGCCGATTTGATGTGCGACAGGTGCTTAAAACGGACCGCCAGTTTGGTAAAGCAGTGCCTGATATTGACGCAACACGTGAAGCCGCCGAGGCTCATTTAATCCCCTTGTTGCAGGAGCAGGTGGTGGTCACGCAAGGGTTCATAGGCAGTGATAATCAGGGACAAACCACCACGTTGGGACGTGGCGGATCTGATTACAGTGCGGCGCTACTGGCTGAGGCAATTGCAGCACGCAGTGTACATATCTGGACGGATGTCGTAGGTATCTTCAGTACAGATCCGCGTTTGTGCCAAAAAGCGCAGCCAATTGCCCGGTTGAGCTTTGATGAAGCCGCAGAAATGGCAACCTTTGGTGCTAAAGTGCTACATCCTGCAACGATATTACCTGCCAGCCGCAGCGGAATATCAGTGTTTGTGGGCTCAAGTAAAGACCCGCATGCTGGTGGCACCTGGATTGAAAAGAACAACCGCTCGGAACCTGGGATCCGTGCAGTTACACAACGTAAGAACCAGATCCTGTTAACACTGAAGAGCCCGGAAATGCTACTTGCAAGTGGTTTTCTGGCACGTATATTCACCATTCTGAGTGCATATAATATTTCGGTTGATTTGGTAACCACTTCTGAGATTAGCGTTGCATTGACGCTGGACAATGCGCCAAATGCCGCACGCCCCGAGCTGGCGCAGGCGTGCCTGGATGAGCTGGGAGAGTTTTGTCAGGTCAGTGTCGAAAACAATTTGACACTGGTGGCTATGATAGGCTCTGAGATCCAGCTGCGTCATGGTGAAGCGAGTCTGATGCAGGTACTGGCAGATTTTAATATTCGCCTGATCTGTCACGGTGCAAGTCGCCATAATCTGTGCTTTTTGGTTGAGCAAACGGAATCGGATGCAGTCGTGCAGGCGATCCACAGCCGATTACTGGAAGCGGCATAA